The Catenuloplanes niger genome includes a window with the following:
- the cofC gene encoding 2-phospho-L-lactate guanylyltransferase, whose translation MQRWAVVIPVKPVSVGKSRLRGAVPAAAHERLALALARDTVAAVLSCPEVGEVLVVTDDPAVAGVVTALGARVAPDAPAAGLNPAIRFGESGLPARSWRAALTADLPALRPAELSAALRAAAEPPARRRFAADAPGVGTVLLTAPPGVPLDPCFGGASAAAHAASGAVALGGDWPSLRRDVDTGADLDAAHRLGVGTHTGALVPAPCGPASTSH comes from the coding sequence GTGCAGAGGTGGGCGGTCGTCATCCCGGTCAAGCCGGTGTCGGTGGGCAAGAGCCGGCTGCGCGGCGCGGTCCCGGCCGCGGCGCACGAGCGGCTGGCGCTCGCGCTCGCCCGGGACACCGTGGCCGCCGTGCTGTCCTGCCCGGAGGTCGGCGAGGTGCTCGTGGTCACGGACGATCCGGCGGTGGCCGGCGTGGTGACCGCGCTCGGTGCCCGGGTCGCGCCGGACGCACCGGCCGCCGGCCTCAACCCCGCCATCCGGTTCGGGGAGAGCGGCCTGCCCGCCCGGTCCTGGCGCGCCGCGCTCACCGCCGACCTGCCCGCGCTGCGCCCGGCCGAGCTGTCCGCGGCGTTGCGCGCGGCCGCGGAGCCGCCCGCCCGCCGCCGGTTCGCCGCGGACGCGCCCGGCGTCGGCACCGTGCTGCTGACCGCGCCGCCCGGCGTGCCGCTGGACCCGTGCTTCGGCGGGGCGTCCGCGGCCGCGCACGCCGCGTCCGGCGCGGTGGCGCTGGGCGGCGACTGGCCGAGCCTGCGCCGGGACGTGGACACCGGCGCCGACCTGGACGCGGCGCACCGGCTCGGCGTCGGCACGCACACCGGCGCGCTGGTCCCGGCACCGTGCGGTCCGGCATCGACGTCCCACTGA
- a CDS encoding lysophospholipid acyltransferase family protein, with the protein MAPHRLGFLQRLAAWIVIPAMRVWTRPTWRGAHHMPTDRGFIVVVNHSSHFDPFPVADFLYSNGAWPRFLGKASLFRLPVVGPWLGRIKQVPVERGSAEAAQSVETLAAAVREGGAVVIYPEGTTTRHPDLWPMHGKTGAARVALLTGAPVVPVAQWGAHRVFDPRDSTFRLAPRTPVTVLAGPPMDLSRWAGVEPTRAVLDEVTEAMMTEVRDLLAEIRGGTPPPLWQYSAAPRRGRAEAASEPVGRAGEREGMA; encoded by the coding sequence GTGGCACCGCACAGACTGGGTTTCCTGCAGCGGCTGGCCGCGTGGATCGTGATTCCCGCCATGCGCGTCTGGACCCGGCCGACCTGGCGTGGCGCGCACCACATGCCCACGGACCGCGGCTTCATCGTGGTGGTGAACCACTCCTCGCACTTCGACCCGTTCCCGGTGGCCGACTTCCTCTACAGCAACGGCGCCTGGCCCCGCTTCCTGGGCAAGGCGAGCCTCTTCCGGCTGCCGGTGGTCGGGCCGTGGCTCGGCCGGATCAAGCAGGTGCCGGTCGAGCGCGGCAGCGCGGAGGCGGCCCAGTCGGTGGAGACGCTGGCCGCGGCGGTGCGCGAGGGCGGCGCCGTGGTGATCTACCCGGAGGGCACCACCACCCGGCATCCCGACCTGTGGCCGATGCACGGCAAGACCGGCGCGGCCCGGGTGGCGCTGCTCACCGGCGCCCCGGTCGTCCCGGTCGCCCAGTGGGGCGCGCACCGGGTGTTCGACCCCCGGGACTCCACGTTCCGCCTCGCCCCGCGGACCCCGGTGACCGTGCTGGCCGGCCCGCCGATGGACCTGAGCCGGTGGGCCGGGGTCGAGCCGACCCGCGCGGTGCTGGACGAGGTCACCGAGGCGATGATGACGGAGGTCCGCGACCTGCTCGCGGAGATCCGCGGTGGCACCCCGCCGCCGCTGTGGCAGTACTCGGCAGCGCCGCGCCGCGGCCGGGCCGAGGCGGCGAGCGAGCCCGTGGGACGCGCGGGCGAGCGGGAGGGAATGGCCTGA
- a CDS encoding NAD(P)H-dependent glycerol-3-phosphate dehydrogenase encodes MRAAVLGAGSWGTAFAKVLADAGTDVTMWARREEVAASIRDRRVNPDYFPQTRLPDRITATAHAGEAITGAEIVVLAVPSQTLRGNLAEWVRHLEPDASLVSLMKGIELSTTKRMSEVIVETSGVAAERVVVVTGPNLAPEIMLGQPAATVVACTDLERAKAVQKAVTAPYLRPYTNTDVIGCELGGAVKNVIALAYGVATAMGLGDNTKATLITRGLAETLRLGVALGADPLTFAGLAGLGDLVATCSSPFSRNRTFGEHLGRGETLEEAQASTRQTAEGVKSCLGIRDLARKHGVDMPITEQVERICHEGVSPKVAMLALMNRELQHEVR; translated from the coding sequence ATGCGGGCAGCCGTGCTGGGTGCCGGGTCCTGGGGGACCGCGTTCGCGAAGGTGCTGGCGGACGCCGGTACGGACGTGACGATGTGGGCACGCCGGGAGGAGGTGGCCGCCTCCATCCGGGACCGGCGGGTCAATCCCGACTACTTCCCGCAGACGCGGCTGCCGGACCGGATCACCGCCACCGCGCACGCGGGCGAGGCGATCACCGGCGCGGAGATCGTGGTGCTCGCCGTGCCGTCGCAGACGCTGCGCGGCAACCTCGCGGAGTGGGTACGCCACCTGGAGCCGGACGCGTCGCTGGTGTCGCTGATGAAGGGCATCGAGCTGAGCACCACGAAGCGGATGAGCGAGGTCATCGTGGAGACCTCCGGCGTGGCCGCGGAGCGCGTGGTCGTGGTCACCGGGCCGAACCTGGCGCCGGAGATCATGCTGGGGCAGCCCGCCGCCACCGTCGTGGCCTGCACCGACCTGGAGCGGGCGAAGGCGGTGCAGAAGGCGGTCACCGCGCCGTACCTGCGGCCGTACACGAACACCGACGTGATCGGCTGCGAGCTCGGCGGCGCGGTGAAGAACGTGATCGCGCTCGCCTACGGCGTGGCCACCGCGATGGGGCTCGGCGACAACACGAAGGCCACGCTGATCACCCGTGGCCTGGCGGAGACGCTGCGGCTCGGCGTGGCACTCGGCGCGGACCCGCTCACGTTCGCGGGTCTGGCCGGCCTCGGCGACCTGGTCGCCACCTGTTCGTCGCCGTTCTCCCGGAACCGCACGTTCGGCGAGCACCTGGGTCGCGGCGAGACGTTGGAGGAGGCGCAGGCCTCCACCCGGCAGACCGCCGAGGGCGTGAAGAGCTGCCTGGGCATCCGGGACCTGGCCCGCAAGCACGGCGTGGACATGCCGATCACCGAGCAGGTGGAACGGATCTGCCACGAGGGCGTCTCGCCGAAGGTGGCGATGCTCGCACTGATGAACCGCGAGCTGCAGCACGAGGTCCGATAG
- a CDS encoding cystathionine gamma-lyase, whose amino-acid sequence MSLEGDGTRVVHAGLPEPVPGEPFLPGPVFAAPYHLDPVAGPAGAADGYGRPDNRTRRALETAIGELEGGDTLAFASGQAAITAALLTVLRPGDAVLLPSDGYFAVRAFAAGTLAELGVDVRTAPTAGPYPSFEGIRLVLLETPANPGLDVCDVRAVAEAAHAAGALVAVDNTAATPLGQRPLELGADLVVASGTKALTGHSDLLLGYVSTRDGSLLSGLTTWRAQTGGVPGAFDCWLAHRSLGTLDLRLARQTGNAAALAPMLAAHPAVTGVRWPGLPDDPAYPVASAQMRRIPGLIGFDLGSADRVATFLRRSRLVFAATSFGGLHTTADRRAQWGDDTTPGFVRLSCGIEDPDDLVADVRAALD is encoded by the coding sequence ATGAGTCTTGAGGGTGACGGCACCCGGGTGGTGCACGCCGGTCTGCCGGAGCCGGTGCCGGGCGAGCCGTTCCTGCCCGGCCCGGTGTTCGCGGCGCCGTACCACCTGGACCCGGTGGCCGGGCCGGCCGGGGCCGCGGACGGCTACGGGCGGCCGGACAACCGGACCCGGCGCGCGCTGGAGACCGCGATCGGCGAGCTGGAGGGCGGCGACACGCTGGCGTTCGCGTCCGGCCAGGCCGCGATCACGGCGGCGCTGCTGACCGTGCTGCGGCCGGGCGACGCGGTGCTGCTGCCGTCGGACGGCTACTTCGCGGTCCGCGCGTTCGCCGCGGGCACGCTCGCGGAGCTGGGCGTGGACGTGCGGACCGCGCCGACGGCCGGGCCGTACCCGTCGTTCGAGGGCATCCGCCTGGTGCTGCTGGAGACGCCGGCCAACCCGGGCCTGGACGTCTGCGACGTGCGCGCGGTCGCCGAGGCCGCACACGCGGCCGGTGCGCTGGTCGCGGTGGACAACACCGCGGCCACGCCGCTCGGCCAGCGCCCGCTGGAGCTGGGCGCGGACCTGGTGGTGGCGTCCGGCACCAAGGCGCTGACCGGCCACTCCGACCTGCTGCTCGGCTACGTCAGCACGCGCGACGGGTCGCTGCTGTCCGGGCTGACCACCTGGCGCGCGCAGACCGGTGGCGTGCCGGGCGCGTTCGACTGCTGGCTGGCGCACCGCTCGCTGGGCACGCTGGACCTGCGGCTGGCCCGGCAGACCGGCAACGCGGCCGCGCTGGCGCCGATGCTGGCCGCGCACCCGGCGGTGACCGGCGTGCGCTGGCCCGGCCTGCCGGACGACCCGGCGTACCCGGTGGCGAGCGCGCAGATGCGCCGGATCCCGGGCCTGATCGGCTTCGATCTCGGTTCCGCGGACCGGGTGGCCACGTTTCTGCGACGGTCCCGGCTGGTCTTCGCGGCCACGTCGTTCGGCGGGCTGCACACCACCGCGGACCGGCGCGCGCAGTGGGGCGACGACACCACGCCCGGCTTCGTCCGTCTGTCCTGCGGCATCGAGGACCCGGACGACCTGGTGGCGGACGTGCGGGCCGCGCTCGACTGA
- a CDS encoding ATP-binding protein encodes MDGWHGRRGALAVAGIVLTAGLAAMAAVATALHRQDIAAADRIMEQRTSLAQTAVSVETRRYVDLLRTAATGLAQASVLDARTFQAGTAPLAGTKLPGATSVVYVAPVPAGGVATAQARWRRLGAATLTLTPQAGSSEHLFTVYSRTLDGGAAPALGVDLTRAREPTVALSAARRTGRASVSDAYVLIRDQHLPPAQQQRSFVFATPVHHGGAFAGWLVMGMRGQDFLGDVLVSAGQELLGGSLSATDGTGMPIMVATVPSPGRPDLHRERTVDVADRRWTLTTTADSSRLPGGHSALPLTTGLAGSAIVALLAGLIYVLSTGRARAEERVVAATAELRQAEREARRQSGLLAAVMNSIGDGVGVVDEHGAFLLHNRAARALLGVSHDIPGLEGWQKHYGIFRPDGTPFPAAQLPLARALAGESSDGVEMVIRNPSRPDGVLISVDGRPLDPAAGQRGAVAVFRDITELRRYESDLAAFAGVVAHDLKSPLAIVSGHCEAADEILADVLADPPGGDRGAWRPAADEARSAIGQAVRGVQRMGMLIDDLLAYTTARDAPLRLRAVDLAALVAEVVAERTSRAAVGDRPPPRIFVGDLPEVIADAGMLRRVLENLIGNSVKYVRPGTAAHVDVTATADPVGWAHIQIADRGIGIPDADKPHVFDSFHRAHEGTGYAGTGLGLAICRRIVERHGGTVTVADNPGGGTRFSFTLPLATALSGPVPAPHRSGERIAS; translated from the coding sequence GTGGATGGATGGCACGGTCGCCGGGGCGCGCTCGCGGTCGCCGGCATCGTGCTGACGGCCGGGCTGGCCGCCATGGCCGCCGTCGCCACGGCGCTGCACCGGCAGGACATCGCGGCCGCCGACCGGATCATGGAACAGCGCACGTCGCTCGCGCAGACCGCGGTCAGCGTGGAGACCCGCCGGTACGTCGACCTGCTGCGCACCGCCGCGACCGGGCTCGCCCAGGCGTCCGTGCTGGACGCGCGCACGTTCCAGGCCGGGACCGCGCCGCTGGCCGGCACGAAGCTGCCCGGCGCCACCTCGGTCGTCTACGTCGCACCGGTGCCGGCCGGCGGGGTGGCGACGGCCCAGGCGCGCTGGCGGCGGCTCGGCGCGGCCACGCTCACGCTCACCCCGCAGGCGGGCAGCTCCGAGCACCTGTTCACGGTGTACTCCCGCACGCTGGACGGCGGCGCCGCGCCCGCGCTCGGCGTCGACCTGACCCGGGCCCGGGAGCCCACGGTGGCGCTCTCCGCCGCCCGGCGCACCGGCCGGGCCTCGGTCTCCGACGCGTACGTGCTGATCCGCGACCAGCACCTGCCCCCGGCGCAGCAGCAGCGGTCGTTCGTGTTCGCCACCCCGGTCCACCACGGTGGCGCGTTCGCCGGCTGGCTGGTGATGGGCATGCGCGGCCAGGACTTCCTCGGCGACGTGCTGGTCTCGGCCGGTCAGGAACTGCTCGGCGGCAGCCTCTCGGCGACCGACGGCACCGGCATGCCGATCATGGTCGCCACCGTGCCCTCGCCCGGCCGCCCGGACCTGCACCGGGAGCGCACGGTCGACGTCGCGGACCGCCGCTGGACGCTGACCACCACGGCCGACTCGTCCCGGCTGCCCGGCGGGCACAGCGCGCTGCCGCTCACCACCGGCCTGGCCGGCAGCGCGATCGTGGCGCTGCTGGCCGGCCTGATCTACGTGCTCTCCACCGGCCGGGCGCGCGCCGAGGAACGGGTGGTGGCCGCGACCGCGGAACTGCGCCAGGCCGAACGCGAGGCGCGCCGCCAGTCCGGTCTGCTGGCCGCCGTGATGAACAGCATCGGCGACGGCGTCGGCGTGGTGGACGAGCACGGCGCGTTCCTGCTGCACAACCGCGCGGCCCGGGCGCTGCTCGGCGTGTCGCACGACATCCCCGGGCTGGAGGGCTGGCAGAAGCACTACGGGATCTTCCGGCCGGACGGCACGCCGTTCCCGGCCGCGCAGCTGCCGCTGGCCCGCGCGCTGGCCGGTGAGTCCTCCGACGGCGTGGAGATGGTGATCCGCAACCCCAGCCGCCCGGACGGCGTGCTGATCAGTGTGGACGGCCGCCCGCTCGATCCGGCGGCCGGGCAGCGCGGCGCGGTCGCGGTCTTCCGGGACATCACGGAGCTGCGCCGGTACGAGTCCGACCTCGCCGCGTTCGCCGGTGTGGTCGCGCACGACCTGAAGTCCCCGCTCGCCATCGTCTCCGGGCACTGCGAGGCGGCCGACGAGATCCTCGCGGACGTGCTCGCGGACCCGCCCGGCGGCGACCGGGGCGCGTGGCGGCCGGCGGCGGACGAGGCGCGGTCCGCGATCGGCCAGGCGGTCCGCGGCGTACAGCGGATGGGCATGCTCATCGACGACCTGCTCGCCTACACCACGGCCCGGGACGCGCCGCTGCGGTTGCGCGCGGTGGACCTGGCCGCGCTGGTGGCCGAGGTGGTGGCGGAGCGGACCAGCCGCGCCGCGGTCGGTGACCGGCCGCCGCCGCGGATCTTCGTCGGCGACCTGCCCGAGGTGATCGCGGACGCCGGCATGCTGCGCCGGGTGCTGGAGAACCTGATCGGCAACTCGGTGAAGTACGTGCGCCCCGGCACGGCCGCGCACGTCGACGTGACCGCGACCGCGGACCCGGTCGGCTGGGCGCACATCCAGATCGCGGACCGCGGGATCGGCATCCCGGACGCGGACAAGCCGCACGTGTTCGACTCGTTCCACCGTGCGCACGAGGGCACCGGATATGCCGGGACCGGCCTCGGTCTGGCCATCTGCCGCCGGATCGTGGAGCGGCACGGCGGCACGGTCACGGTCGCGGACAACCCCGGCGGGGGCACCCGGTTCTCGTTCACGCTGCCGCTCGCCACCGCGCTGAGCGGCCCGGTGCCCGCCCCGCACCGGTCCGGCGAGCGGATCGCGTCATGA
- a CDS encoding ATP-binding protein yields the protein MTGDSAGTGLLLDRPFTATDVTALRHRIADLARVAGLDGDRLDDFALAAYELLTNAVRHGGGAGRLRLLRAPDRLICQVADDGAGFTAPGRKPGERPPEPTSPGGLGLFLAEQLTDGIEVVSGADGTTVRIFVTTESEQSESSYRMSIG from the coding sequence ATGACTGGCGACAGCGCCGGAACGGGCCTCCTCCTCGATCGGCCCTTCACCGCGACGGACGTCACAGCACTGCGCCACCGCATCGCTGATCTGGCGCGGGTCGCGGGCCTGGACGGCGACCGGCTGGACGACTTCGCGCTCGCCGCCTACGAGCTGCTGACCAACGCGGTACGGCACGGTGGCGGCGCCGGTCGGCTGCGGCTGCTGCGCGCCCCCGACCGGTTGATCTGCCAGGTCGCGGACGACGGCGCCGGCTTCACCGCGCCGGGCCGGAAGCCTGGGGAGCGGCCACCGGAGCCGACCTCCCCGGGCGGGCTCGGGCTGTTCCTGGCGGAGCAGCTGACGGACGGCATCGAGGTCGTCAGCGGCGCCGACGGGACGACGGTCCGGATTTTCGTCACTACAGAAAGC